A single window of Granulicella mallensis MP5ACTX8 DNA harbors:
- a CDS encoding VOC family protein produces the protein MSEKMITCLWFDHGKAREAAEFYAATFPDSHVGKISASPTDTPSGPEGQELIVEFTVCGRNFMGLNGGPRFVSNESVSFVILTDDQAETDRLWNAIVSNGGQESMCGWCKDRWGFSWQITPRALLAATKDPDRAAAKRAMNAMMTMRKIDIAAIEAARTKQ, from the coding sequence ATGTCGGAGAAGATGATCACCTGTCTGTGGTTCGATCACGGGAAGGCCCGCGAAGCAGCCGAATTCTATGCCGCCACCTTTCCCGACAGCCACGTCGGGAAGATAAGCGCCTCGCCCACGGATACGCCATCCGGTCCCGAAGGTCAGGAACTCATCGTTGAGTTCACCGTTTGCGGCCGCAATTTCATGGGTCTCAATGGCGGTCCGCGGTTCGTCTCCAACGAATCGGTTAGCTTTGTGATTCTTACCGACGACCAGGCCGAGACCGATCGACTGTGGAACGCCATCGTCAGCAACGGCGGCCAGGAAAGCATGTGCGGCTGGTGCAAGGACCGCTGGGGCTTTTCATGGCAGATCACTCCGCGCGCGTTGCTGGCGGCGACGAAGGACCCGGATCGCGCTGCAGCCAAGCGCGCGATGAACGCGATGATGACGATGCGAAAGATCGACATCGCTGCGATCGAGGCCGCGCGCACAAAACAGTAG
- a CDS encoding VOC family protein produces the protein MADGFIWYELVTNDMDKAVNFYKKVVGWDVKDAGMPGFTYMIFGKEGKDVGGMMTWAGAGAPDLPTQWMGHIHTAKLDEELKAVTADGGTIVKPAQDIPGVGRFAVVLDPQQVKYLLFEPGKGDVPPRLDQMAAGNVGWHELLTDDAAKAFDYYSRHYGWQKDYAHDMGAMGAYQTFRTDQPLYTGGMMNRKGPGMPEGIPPHWQYYFLVDDIEAAQKRVIEAGGKIVLPPMDVPGGSRILQATDDQDGHFALMQGPKS, from the coding sequence ATGGCAGACGGATTCATCTGGTACGAACTTGTCACCAATGACATGGACAAGGCAGTCAACTTCTACAAGAAGGTCGTCGGGTGGGATGTCAAGGACGCCGGTATGCCCGGCTTTACCTACATGATCTTCGGTAAAGAAGGCAAAGACGTTGGCGGCATGATGACCTGGGCTGGCGCGGGCGCGCCCGATCTTCCCACTCAGTGGATGGGCCACATTCACACCGCAAAGCTCGACGAAGAGTTGAAGGCTGTGACTGCCGACGGCGGGACGATTGTGAAGCCCGCTCAGGACATTCCCGGCGTAGGCCGTTTCGCGGTCGTGCTGGACCCTCAACAGGTGAAGTACCTGCTCTTCGAACCCGGCAAGGGAGATGTTCCGCCTCGGTTGGATCAGATGGCGGCGGGTAATGTGGGCTGGCATGAACTGCTTACAGATGACGCAGCAAAAGCCTTCGATTATTACTCCAGGCACTACGGTTGGCAGAAGGATTATGCGCACGATATGGGAGCCATGGGTGCCTACCAGACCTTCCGGACCGACCAACCCCTCTATACGGGCGGAATGATGAACCGTAAAGGGCCCGGCATGCCCGAAGGGATTCCCCCACACTGGCAGTACTACTTCCTGGTCGACGACATCGAGGCTGCGCAGAAACGTGTGATCGAGGCCGGAGGCAAGATCGTGCTGCCTCCTATGGACGTACCCGGAGGCTCACGCATCCTGCAGGCCACCGACGACCAGGATGGTCACTTTGCTTTGATGCAGGGACCAAAATCCTGA
- a CDS encoding mechanosensitive ion channel family protein, with protein MTHAFHFQHDWFFAIFLFCTALVLANVIHFVLFRLLRRKEAENTHLGWGLQRHLGAPSRAVFFITCLLIVLPVIPRLSGKLQELLNQIFIMALIAALGWFAVGCVYVLQNVFLRRYDLTAENNVQARRIHTQFQLFRRMVISLVIVIDVGALLWSFHDPRIWHYGTGLLASAGVASLILATAAKSTAANFLAGLQIAITEPIRIDDVVVVQGEWGRIEEITSAYVVIKIWDLRRLIVPLSYFIENSFQNWSREQSDIMGTAFLYVDYSIPVEELRGELNRIVQASALWDKKVCGLQVTNLSERTMELRCLVSSHNSSQNFDLRCLVREQMTAFIQKNYPDAFPTTRFSAHATSPGDPPVAGHL; from the coding sequence ATGACGCATGCGTTTCATTTTCAGCACGACTGGTTCTTTGCCATCTTCCTCTTCTGCACAGCCCTGGTTCTCGCCAACGTCATTCATTTCGTTCTCTTCCGCCTCCTGCGCCGCAAAGAGGCGGAGAATACCCATCTTGGGTGGGGGCTTCAGCGTCATCTTGGCGCACCGTCCCGTGCCGTCTTCTTTATCACCTGCCTGCTTATTGTGCTCCCGGTGATTCCGCGCCTGTCCGGCAAGCTGCAGGAGCTGCTGAATCAGATCTTCATCATGGCGCTCATCGCCGCGTTGGGATGGTTTGCGGTTGGCTGCGTCTACGTCTTGCAGAACGTATTCCTCCGCCGCTATGACCTCACCGCTGAGAACAACGTTCAGGCTCGCCGCATCCATACCCAGTTCCAGCTCTTCCGCCGCATGGTCATCAGCCTGGTCATCGTTATCGATGTCGGGGCGTTGCTCTGGAGCTTCCACGATCCGCGCATCTGGCACTACGGCACTGGATTGCTTGCCTCTGCCGGTGTGGCTTCGCTGATCCTTGCCACTGCCGCCAAATCCACCGCTGCAAACTTTCTCGCGGGCCTCCAGATCGCCATCACAGAGCCTATTCGCATCGACGATGTCGTCGTCGTGCAAGGGGAGTGGGGGCGTATCGAGGAGATCACCTCGGCCTACGTCGTCATCAAGATCTGGGATCTACGCCGCCTGATCGTTCCGCTCAGCTACTTCATCGAAAACTCATTCCAGAACTGGAGCCGCGAGCAGAGCGATATCATGGGCACCGCTTTCCTCTATGTCGATTACTCCATTCCCGTTGAGGAACTCCGGGGCGAACTCAATCGCATCGTTCAAGCCTCTGCTCTCTGGGACAAAAAGGTCTGCGGTCTTCAGGTCACCAACCTATCTGAGCGCACCATGGAACTACGCTGCCTGGTGAGCAGCCACAACTCAAGCCAGAATTTCGACCTTCGCTGCCTCGTCCGCGAGCAGATGACGGCCTTCATCCAAAAGAACTACCCCGACGCCTTCCCCACGACACGCTTCTCCGCCCACGCTACCAGTCCAGGTGACCCACCTGTGGCTGGACATCTCTGA
- a CDS encoding TetR/AcrR family transcriptional regulator, giving the protein MKKNVTIEKRKTFRHGDLRNALVTAGLDMARAGGPKAVILREATRQAGVSPNAAYRHFAGQAELLDAVRSACLSRVAASIEDEMKKCRPGRDPQVFARKSLRAVGIGYLGFAMREPGMFRTAFSIPPPVDSPNPANTASMGLNAFQLLSLALDRMLESGLLTKKSRNDAEYLAWSTVHGLALLVLEGPLYRMPHEAILALGERLVTMVERGLS; this is encoded by the coding sequence ATGAAAAAGAACGTCACCATTGAAAAACGCAAGACCTTTCGCCACGGTGATCTACGCAACGCACTCGTGACGGCCGGGCTCGATATGGCCCGCGCTGGAGGACCCAAGGCAGTCATTCTGCGGGAGGCAACACGGCAGGCGGGTGTCTCTCCGAATGCGGCTTACAGACATTTTGCTGGCCAGGCTGAGTTGCTGGATGCGGTGCGGTCGGCATGCCTGTCGCGGGTCGCCGCGTCCATTGAAGACGAAATGAAGAAGTGCCGTCCAGGACGCGACCCCCAGGTGTTTGCGCGAAAGAGTCTGCGTGCGGTGGGCATAGGATATCTGGGATTCGCGATGAGAGAACCAGGGATGTTTCGTACGGCATTCTCGATTCCACCACCAGTTGATTCGCCCAACCCGGCAAACACCGCATCCATGGGGCTGAACGCCTTTCAGCTGCTTTCGCTCGCCCTGGATCGCATGCTGGAGAGCGGCCTGCTCACGAAGAAAAGCCGCAACGATGCGGAGTACCTGGCATGGTCGACGGTCCACGGACTGGCACTTCTGGTGCTCGAGGGGCCGCTTTATCGGATGCCACACGAGGCGATCCTAGCGTTGGGCGAGCGACTCGTGACGATGGTCGAACGAGGGCTCAGCTGA